One segment of Acropora muricata isolate sample 2 chromosome 8, ASM3666990v1, whole genome shotgun sequence DNA contains the following:
- the LOC136926047 gene encoding LOW QUALITY PROTEIN: monocarboxylate transporter 10-like (The sequence of the model RefSeq protein was modified relative to this genomic sequence to represent the inferred CDS: inserted 1 base in 1 codon) has translation MTNIDDKEIFLPGDAASEHSPGPYECEKPDGGWGWIVCCGTFLVNFIVFGIHNSFGVVYEYLVNEHSLGEAETAWVGSMAASLNFLCGPLSSVLCDRFGCRRVAFFGAILSVTGLFLTSFITRLHYMYITYGLLXGVGSSFSYVPSIVMLGNYFDRRLALANGLGTSGSGVGSLVASPVINYTLRAFGWKTSLRIISGAAAFLAFACIVYRPLRTKNEYRRSGVKRPRSKLCDSSIWKNRAYVTWVLTIALFQFGYPVPFVHMVKYANDLGVPTSKGAWLVGFLSIMSTLGRVIFGKICEHQRVNKLHVYQLSLFVIGMSTVICPFTESYAGFVVYSLVFGFFDGCFVGQVAVITGEIAGKGKLSQAIGNMFGVVAVPMILGAPVAGWLHEAFGSYRQAFFVCGSFAIASSLLLFVVSCMVNKQRRRVILSTSSRKTKELHEESLVPGSESCALSGFSSHQTLVIASRETVL, from the exons ATGACAAACATAGATGATAAAGAAATATTCCTCCCTGGAGATGCAGCCTCAGAACATTCTCCAGGCCCTTATGAATGTGAAAAACCTGACGGGGGTTGGGGATGGATAGTTTGTTGTGGTACATTTCTAGTCAATTTCATTGTGTTTGGAATTCATAACTCGTTCGGTGTTGTGTACGAATACCTGGTGAATGAGCACAGCTTGGGAGAGGCAGAGACAG CCTGGGTTGGCTCAATGGCCGCTTCTTTGAACTTCCTGTGTGGACCACTCTCCAGTGTTTTGTGCGACCGGTTTGGCTGTCGTCGTGTAGCTTTCTTCGGAGCCATCCTTTCAGTTACTGGACTTTTCCTCACGTCATTTATCACTCGTCTGCACTACATGTACATTACTTATGGACTTC TGGGGGTGGGATCGAGCTTTTCGTACGTACCTTCAATTGTCATGTTGGGGAATTACTTTGACAGAAGACTTGCGTTAGCCAATGGACTAGGCACTAGCGGAAGTGGAGTAGGTTCATTAGTAGCTTCGCCAGTTATCAACTACACTCTGCGGGCCTTCGGTTGGAAGACTTCTCTGCGTATAATCAGTGGTGCGGCAGCGTTCCTTGCTTTCGCGTGCATTGTTTATCGACCATTAAGAACGAAAAACGAGTATCGCAGAAGTGGCGTTAAACGACCTCGAAGCAAATTGTGTGACAGTTCTATCTGGAAAAATCGAGCCTATGTAACATGGGTCCTTACAATAGCACTTTTTCAGTTTGGATACCCAGTCCCTTTTGTTCACATG GTAAAGTACGCTAATGACCTTGGTGTACCAACTTCTAAGGGAGCATGGCTGGTTGGTTTCTTATCGATCATGTCTACATTGGGGCGTGTGATTTTCGGAAAGATTTGCGAACATCAACGCGTCAACAAGTTGCACGTGTATCAGTTATCACTGTTTGTTATTGGAATGAGCACCGTTATATGTCCATTCACGGAAAGTTATGCAGGGTTTGTGGTGTACTCGCTTGTGTTTGGATTTTTCGATGGCTGTTTTGTTGGTCAGGTCGCCGTTATCACTGGTGAAATAGCCGGCAAGGGAAAACTCTCTCAAGCCATAGGAAATATGTTTGGTGTAGTGGCAGTTCCCATGATTCTGGGTGCACCTGTTGCCG GCTGGCTTCACGAAGCTTTTGGTTCGTATCGTCAAGCCTTCTTTGTTTGCGGTAGCTTTGCAATTGCGTCATCTCTCCTTCTCTTCGTCGTTTCTTGTATGGTTAACAAACAGAGAAGAAGGGTTATCTTATCCACAAGTTCAAGAAAGACAAAAGAGCTTCATGAAGAAAGCCTTGTGCCCGGAAGCGAATCATGTGCTTTAAGTGGATTTTCATCACACCAGACGCTTGTAATTGCCAGTAGGGAGACTGTTCTCTAA